One region of Thunnus albacares chromosome 8, fThuAlb1.1, whole genome shotgun sequence genomic DNA includes:
- the onecutl gene encoding one cut domain, family member, like gives MDGSLGEMSLHSHSELAHGQDGRAMLHSRDLSAAFPRPSLGGPSMSLEHEPRPPGFDHSMSALGYSGDSPSSAGSTYTTLTPLQPFDDKFHHHHHHHPCLPVSNVIGSFTLMREDRGLSTNFYNPYSKDLAMSQSLSPPSTGSGLGSTMHGYGSLGNSPNGNAGQMLHGGYDVHGGNLFCRTSDFAREMSPPGLGGGEVSVGHQLNKMEAHQHAPGHHPHIYSQHYQPHHHPSQQASKMGEHLHSSSSASSSPGEGMLPGSQGGGGGAGEEINTRDVAQRIITELKRYSIPQAIFAERVLCRSQGTLSDLLRNPKPWGKLKSGRETFKRMSRWLQEPEFQRMASLRLEACKRKEQEQSKLERNQGPKRTRLVFTDLQRRTLLAIFRENHRPTKELQITISQQLGLELSTVSNFFMNARRRNLNKWADEGRPSSTGSSGSSVSSSVVSCSTA, from the exons ATGGATGGGAGTCTAGGGGAGATGTCCCTCCACAGCCACTCCGAACTGGCTCACGGCCAGGACGGCAGGGCCATGCTGCACTCGCGGGACCTTTCAGCTGCTTTCCCCAGGCCCTCCCTCGGGGGTCCCTCCATGTCTCTGGAGCATGAGCCTCGTCCGCCGGGCTTCGACCACTCCATGTCGGCACTGGGCTACAGCGGTGACTCCCCGTCCAGCGCCGGCAGCACCTACACCACCCTGACGCCCCTGCAGCCCTTTGATGACAAgttccaccaccaccaccatcaccaccccTGCCTGCCTGTCAGCAACGTCATCGGCAGCTTTACCCTCATGCGTGAGGACAGAGGCCTCAGCACCAACTTCTACAACCCCTACAGCAAGGACCTGGCCATGTCCCAAAGCCTGTCGCCCCCCTCCACAGGTTCAGGCCTTGGCTCTACCATGCACGGCTACGGCAGCCTGGGCAACAGCCCCAATGGCAACGCCGGTCAGATGCTCCACGGCGGGTACGACGTCCACGGGGGGAACCTCTTCTGCAGGACATCGGATTTCGCCCGCGAGATGTCCCCACCAGGCCTAGGAGGAGGCGAGGTGTCAGTGGGGCATCAGCTGAACAAAATGGAGGCCCATCAGCACGCCCCGGGCCACCACCCTCACATCTACAGCCAGCACTACCAACCCCACCATCACCCGAGCCAGCAGGCCTCCAAGATGGGCGAGCACCTGCACTCCTCGTCGTCCGCCTCGTCCTCGCCCGGAGAGGGCATGCTGCCGGGCTCGCAGGGCGGCGGAGGCGGCGCCGGGGAGGAGATCAACACCAGGGATGTGGCCCAGAGGATCATCACCGAGCTGAAGAGATACAGCATCCCCCAGGCCATCTTCGCCGAGAGGGTTCTGTGTAGGTCACAGGGCACTCTGTCTGACCTCCTGAGGAACCCCAAGCCCTGGGGCAAGCTCAAGTCTGGCCGCGAGACCTTTAAGAGGATGTCCCGCTGGCTCCAGGAACCCGAGTTTCAAAGAATGGCCTCGCTCCGGCTGGAGG CCTGCAAGCGGAAGGAGCAAGAACAGAGCAAACTGGAGCGCAACCAGGGCCCAAAGCGCACCAGGCTGGTGTTCACGGACCTGCAGCGGCGCACGCTCCTGGCCATCTTCAGGGAGAACCATCGCCCgaccaaagagctgcagatcacCATCTCCCAGCAGCTGGGCCTGGAGCTCTCCACTGTCAGCAACTTCTTCATGAACGCCCGCCGACGCAACCTCAATAAGTGGGCGGACGAGGGTCGTCCCTCCTCCACGGGTTCCTCGGGCTCCAGCGTTTCCTCCTCCGTAGTGTCCTGCAGCACGGCGTGA